Proteins from a genomic interval of Sugiyamaella lignohabitans strain CBS 10342 chromosome C, complete sequence:
- the HXT15 gene encoding hexose transporter HXT15 — protein MKYHEPASGAEFVEYEFQEINDTIELQKQFAKTSVKELFATKGNRYRVMLAAALGIFSQFSGNAIIAYYLHTVLDQIGYTDQKQQNLINGCNSILSFFTGIAMALSVERVGRRPLFIFGSTAICLNVVAMTISSSIYTNTGAESAGRAMLAAVFLFGVFYSIAWGGLLYNYSLEIFPYNLRAKGFGLVFFIQSVFQFINTYVNPIAMANLNWKYYIFYCIWDGFEAIFVYFFFIETKGVALEEIAKIFDGDDALVGGGLEMTRKEMELHGVKDVYSHVEYVNDA, from the coding sequence ATGAAGTATCATGAGCCTGCTTCTGGAGCTGAGTTTGTGGAGTATGAGTTCCAGGAGATAAATGATACAATAGAGCTCCAGAAGCAATTTGCTAAAACTAGCGTAAAGGAACTGTTTGCAACTAAAGGAAACAGATACCGTGTAAtgcttgctgctgctttggGTATTTTCTCGCAATTTTCTGGAAATGCAATTATTGCCTATTACCTCCACACAGTTCTAGACCAGATCGGATACACTGATCAAAAACAGCAAAATCTTATTAATGGCTGTAACAGTATTCTGTCTTTTTTCACAGGTATAGCTATGGCATTATCTGTTGAAAGAGTTGGACGCCGCCCTCTATTTATCTTTGGTTCGACTGCAATCTGTTTGAATGTAGTTGCCATGACTATTTCTTCATCTATTTACACTAATACAGGCGCGGAGTCAGCTGGTAGGGCCATGCTTGCGGCAGTATTCCTTTTTGGTGTATTTTACAGCATTGCTTGGGGAGGTCTGCTCTATAACTATTCTTTGGAGATTTTCCCATACAATTTACGAGCAAAAGGTTTTGGATTGGTGTTTTTTATACAAAGTGTCTTCCAATTTATAAACACCTACGTCAATCCTATTGCTATGGCAAATTTGAACTGGAAGTACTATATTTTCTACTGCATTTGGGATGGTTTTGAGGCTATCTTTGTAtacttcttttttattgaAACTAAGGGCGTGGCTTTGGAAGAAATCGCTAAGATCTTTGATGGCGATGACGCTCTTGTCGGTGGTGGCCTAGAGATGACTAGGAAAGAAATGGAGTTACATGGTGTTAAGGACGTTTATTCTCATGTAGAATACGTCAACGACGCTTAA
- the STL1 gene encoding glucose-inactivated glycerol proton symporter STL1, whose translation MMNGLQTLDLWQEYFNYPNPPTLGLLNAIISVGSTLAVPIAPFFADKIGRKWTVFIGSIVIFIGVTVQSASVNISMFIVARFLIGFGTAFARGAAPVLIAEIAHPQHRAVITTLYDCMYGIGGITAAWTNYGSLEIKSNWSWRLPSVLQAFPSVIQLAFLFWVSSQILIFNFIFANVNKVIRFQSHPVI comes from the coding sequence ATGATGAATGGACTGCAGACATTGGACCTCTGGCAAGAGTACTTTAACTATCCAAACCCTCCGACGTTGGGTTTACTCAATGCCATTATCTCGGTCGGTAGCACTCTAGCAGTACCCATTGCGCCATTTTTCGCTGACAAAATCGGCAGAAAATGGACTGTATTCATTGGCAGTATCGTGATCTTTATTGGCGTAACTGTTCAAAGTGCCTCTGTTAATATTAGTATGTTTATTGTTGCCAGATTTCTTATTGGTTTTGGAACAGCATTTGCCCGTGGTGCTGCTCCTGTGCTGATTGCTGAAATAGCACATCCACAACACCGTGCCGTAATCACTACTCTATATGATTGTATGTACGGAATTGGAGGTATCACTGCTGCTTGGACAAATTATGGAAGTTTAGAAATCAAATCCAACTGGTCATGGAGATTACCTTCTGTTCTCCAGGCCTTCCCGTCGGTGATCCAGCTAGCATTTTTATTCTGGGTAAGTTCtcaaatattaatattcaACTTTATATTTGCAAATGTTAACAAAGTTATTAGGTTCCAGAGTCACCCCGTTATTTAA